One segment of Ricinus communis isolate WT05 ecotype wild-type chromosome 8, ASM1957865v1, whole genome shotgun sequence DNA contains the following:
- the LOC8278126 gene encoding probable aquaporin PIP2-6 isoform X2, whose protein sequence is MALGAENQACSNLKGRQSPNSSFCTRIGVHELYSLEMWRAAVTELVASATFLFTLSTTIIACLESHETSPKLVIPVVVFLIAFFWLLTTVPLSGGFFSPTFAFMAALSGVISFVRALFYCLGQCFGAIIGYMILKSVMDPTIAHKYALGGCMVNGGGEGVSAGTALMVEFSCTFLVLYVAMTIILDKKKCQELGLTMVCVIISGAYAVSVFVSTTVTGRIGYGGVGLNPARCLAPALLLGGSLWDGHWVFWVGPICSCSVYYVFSLLLPKQGFVRADEQQHLIQLVRSSCLGSESPDYFEGKV, encoded by the exons ATGGCTTTGGGTGCTGAAAATCAAGCATGCTCAAATCTTAAGGGCAGGCAATCTCCAAACTCATCATTTTGTACTCGCATCGGTGTCCATGAACTCTATTCGCTTGAG ATGTGGAGGGCAGCAGTTACTGAACTAGTAGCATCCGCTACGTTTTTGTTTACGCTCTCCACAACTATTATTGCATGCTTGGAATCACACGAGACTAGTCCTAAACTTGTAATACCAGTCGTTGTCTTCCTTATTGCTTTCTTTTGGCTTTTGACGACTGTTCCTTTATCCGGAGGGTTCTTCAGCCCGACTTTCGCATTCATGGCAGCCCTAAGCGGTGTAATATCTTTCGTTCGTGCTCTCTTCTATTGCTTAGGACAATGTTTTGGTGCAATCATAGGTTATATGATATTGAAGAGTGTAATGGATCCCACTATAGCACATAAGTATGCCTTAGGTGGCTGCATGGTCAATGGAGGCGGGGAAGGAGTTAGCGCCGGAACAGCGTTGATGGTAGAGTTTTCCTGCACATTTTTGGTGCTATATGTTGCTATGACCATCATTTTGGATAAGAAGAAGTGCCAAGAACTGGGACTGACTATGGTTTGTGTAATAATATCGGGTGCCTATGCTGTATCAGTTTTTGTTTCGACTACGGTTACTGGGCGAATTGGATACGGTGGCGTGGGGCTGAACCCTGCGAGGTGCTTGGCTCCAGCACTTTTGCTGGGTGGCTCTTTATGGGATGGACACTGGGTGTTCTGGGTTGGGCCTATTTGTTCTTGCTCCGTTTATTATGTGTTTAGTCTACTGTTACCAAAACAGGGCTTTGTAAGAGCAGATGAACAGCAGCATCTTATTCAACTGGTTCGTTCTTCTTGTTTAGGATCCGAGTCTCCTGATTACTTCGAGGGGAAAGTTTAA
- the LOC8278126 gene encoding probable aquaporin PIP2-6 isoform X1 has product MALGAENQACSNLKGRQSPNSSFCTRIGVHELYSLEFAFTSLQMWRAAVTELVASATFLFTLSTTIIACLESHETSPKLVIPVVVFLIAFFWLLTTVPLSGGFFSPTFAFMAALSGVISFVRALFYCLGQCFGAIIGYMILKSVMDPTIAHKYALGGCMVNGGGEGVSAGTALMVEFSCTFLVLYVAMTIILDKKKCQELGLTMVCVIISGAYAVSVFVSTTVTGRIGYGGVGLNPARCLAPALLLGGSLWDGHWVFWVGPICSCSVYYVFSLLLPKQGFVRADEQQHLIQLVRSSCLGSESPDYFEGKV; this is encoded by the exons ATGGCTTTGGGTGCTGAAAATCAAGCATGCTCAAATCTTAAGGGCAGGCAATCTCCAAACTCATCATTTTGTACTCGCATCGGTGTCCATGAACTCTATTCGCTTGAG ttcgCCTTTACTTCTTTGCAGATGTGGAGGGCAGCAGTTACTGAACTAGTAGCATCCGCTACGTTTTTGTTTACGCTCTCCACAACTATTATTGCATGCTTGGAATCACACGAGACTAGTCCTAAACTTGTAATACCAGTCGTTGTCTTCCTTATTGCTTTCTTTTGGCTTTTGACGACTGTTCCTTTATCCGGAGGGTTCTTCAGCCCGACTTTCGCATTCATGGCAGCCCTAAGCGGTGTAATATCTTTCGTTCGTGCTCTCTTCTATTGCTTAGGACAATGTTTTGGTGCAATCATAGGTTATATGATATTGAAGAGTGTAATGGATCCCACTATAGCACATAAGTATGCCTTAGGTGGCTGCATGGTCAATGGAGGCGGGGAAGGAGTTAGCGCCGGAACAGCGTTGATGGTAGAGTTTTCCTGCACATTTTTGGTGCTATATGTTGCTATGACCATCATTTTGGATAAGAAGAAGTGCCAAGAACTGGGACTGACTATGGTTTGTGTAATAATATCGGGTGCCTATGCTGTATCAGTTTTTGTTTCGACTACGGTTACTGGGCGAATTGGATACGGTGGCGTGGGGCTGAACCCTGCGAGGTGCTTGGCTCCAGCACTTTTGCTGGGTGGCTCTTTATGGGATGGACACTGGGTGTTCTGGGTTGGGCCTATTTGTTCTTGCTCCGTTTATTATGTGTTTAGTCTACTGTTACCAAAACAGGGCTTTGTAAGAGCAGATGAACAGCAGCATCTTATTCAACTGGTTCGTTCTTCTTGTTTAGGATCCGAGTCTCCTGATTACTTCGAGGGGAAAGTTTAA
- the LOC8258928 gene encoding probable aquaporin PIP2-6, which yields MALGAENRAFSDSGQALNVMGRQFPNSSFLTRLGVHELYSPEMWRAAFTELVASATFLFTLSTTIIACLESHETAPKLVIPVAVFFIALFWLLPTVPLSGGFFSPTFTFMAALRGVISFTRALFYCLGQCLGAIIGYIILKSVMDPTIAHKYALGGCMVNGNGEGVSAGTALMIEFSCTFLVLYTAMTIVLDKKKCQDLGLTMVCIIISGAYAVSVFVSTTVTGRVGYGGVGLNPARCLAPALLLGGALWDGHWVFWVGPVCACSVYYVCSLMLPKQGFVRADEEQHVLQLVRSSCLGSESANYFEGKV from the exons ATGGCTTTGGGTGCTGAAAATCGAGCATTCTCGGATTCTGGCCAGGCTTTAAATGTCATGGGCAGGCAATTTCCAAACTCATCATTTCTTACTCGCCTTGGAGTCCATGAACTGTATTCACCAGAg ATGTGGAGGGCAGCATTTACAGAGCTAGTGGCATCTGCTACCTTTTTGTTTACCCTCTCCACAACTATTATTGCATGCCTGGAATCACACGAGACTGCGCCTAAGCTTGTAATACCGGTTGCTGTCTTCTTTATTGCTCTCTTTTGGCTTTTACCAACTGTTCCTTTATCCGGTGGATTTTTTAGTCCTACGTTCACATTCATGGCAGCCCTAAGAGGTGTGATAAGTTTCACCCGTGCTCTCTTCTATTGCTTGGGGCAATGCCTTGGGGCAATAATAGGTTATATTATACTAAAGAGTGTCATGGATCCCACTATAGCACATAAGTATGCTTTAGGTGGCTGCATGGTTAATGGTAACGGGGAAGGAGTGAGTGCAGGAACAGCACTGATGATAGAGTTTTCATGCACATTTCTGGTGCTGTATACTGCTATGACCATCGTTTTGGATAAGAAAAAGTGCCAAGACCTAGGCTTGACTATGGTCTGTATAATAATATCAGGTGCCTATGCTGTATCAGTTTTTGTGTCGACTACAGTAACTGGGCGAGTCGGATACGGTGGCGTGGGACTGAACCCTGCAAGGTGCTTGGCTCCGGCCCTGTTGCTGGGTGGCGCTTTATGGGATGGGCATTGGGTTTTCTGGGTTGGGCCTGTTTGTGCGTGCAGCGTTTATTATGTATGCAGTCTGATGTTACCAAAACAGGGCTTTGTAAGAGCAGATGAAGAACAACATGTTTTGCAGTTGGTTCGGTCTTCTTGTTTAGGATCCGAGTCTGCTAATTACTTTGAGGGGAAAGTTTAA
- the LOC8258927 gene encoding aquaporin PIP-type, whose translation MWRAVATELVATACLLFMLTTTIIACLESKETEPKLLIPIVVFVIVFLVLVVTVPLSGGHMSPVFTFIAALRGLISLVRALFYVLAQCVGSIMAYLVIKSVMDETVADKYALGGCMVNGNGAGVSTGTALVIEFACTFLVLYVAITVAFDKKMCQELGLAILIRQFGLKATIYYL comes from the coding sequence ATGTGGAGAGCAGTAGCAACTGAGCTAGTAGCAACAGCTTGTCTATTATTCATGCTTACAACTACAATTATAGCATGCTTGGAATCAAAGGAGACTGAACCTAAACTTCTAATTCCAATTGTTGTCTTTGTTATTGTTTTCCTTGTGCTTGTGGTCACAGTTCCTTTATCTGGTGGCCATATGAGCCCAGTGTTCACATTCATTGCTGCCTTAAGGGGCCTCATATCTCTCGTTCGTGCTCTCTTCTACGTGCTGGCACAATGTGTAGGCTCAATAATGGCATATCTCGTAATCAAGAGTGTAATGGATGAAACTGTAGCTGATAAGTATGCATTAGGTGGCTGTATGGTTAATGGAAATGGGGCAGGAGTAAGCACAGGAACAGCATTGGTCATAGAGTTTGCTTGCACATTTCTTGTGCTATATGTTGCTATAACTGTCGCATTTGACAAGAAAATGTGTCAAGAATTAGGCTTGGCAATATTAATAAGACAATTTGGATTAAAAGCAACTATATATTATCTGTAA
- the LOC8258929 gene encoding uncharacterized protein LOC8258929 — MEKSSTGTEKVRKSGGNGNGQVLDGSDIMELVGNEEVFSSFVDHKFRELDRDSDGHLSVKELQPAVADIGAALGLPAQGSSPDSDYIYSEVLNEFTHGKQEKVNKTEFKEVLSDILLGMAAGLKRDPVVILRMEGDDLLEFVNGPSYEAEMVSIFSQLQLPDGSLHDHIAKALENLRVDQGMPPSSDSWVMSTIVEPALQTCTGQDHDKPISQETFLAEFKKVAERVAQNLKEQPVIVAHSENTFDGSGIRRLLANKFELDKILNTAIENAPKDRNGKMSKEFLRVALDVIAPSAGLPPVGAVDEIDKVVGELFTMMNADDGKPVKEDEFKKMLTEILGSIMLQLEGNPIPVSTNSVVHEPLASSSTLLQPTS, encoded by the exons ATGGAGAAGAGTAGCACAGGCACAGAAAAGGTAAGGAAAAGTGGAGGAAATGGAAATGGACAGGTTCTAGACGGTTCAGATATAATGGAGTTGGTTGGGAATGAGGAGGTGTTTAGCAGTTTCGTTGATCATAAGTTCCGAGAACTGGATAGAGACAGCGACGGCCATCTCTCTGTTAAAGAACTTCAACCTGCTGTTGCTGATATCGGTGCTGCCCTTGGCTTGCCTGCTCAGGGTTCTTCTCCTGATTCTGATTATATTTACTCCGAG GTTCTTAATGAATTCACCCATGGCAAGCAAGAGAAAGTGAACAAGACTGAATTTAAAGAGGTTCTGTCAGATATTTTGTTAGGCATGGCTGCAGGTTTGAAGCGAGACCCTGTAGTGATCCTCCGTATGGAAGGTGACGACCTGTTAGAATTCGTCAATGGACCAAGTTATGAAGCAGAAATGGTGTCCATATTCTCACAGCTACAGTTACCTGATGGATCACTCCATGATCACATTGCTAAAGCCTTGGAAAATCTTAGGGTTGATCAGGGGATGCCTCCATCCTCAGATTCTTGG GTAATGAGCACCATTGTGGAACCAGCCCTGCAAACATGTACAGGACAAGATCATGATAAACCCATTTCTCAGGAGACATTCTTGGCGGAGTTTAAGAAAGTAGCAGAACGtgtggctcaaaatctcaaagAACAGCCTGTCATTGTCGCTCATAGTGAAAATACATTTGATGGAAGTGGCATTAGGAGACTATTAGCTAACAAGTTTGAATTAGACAAG ATTCTGAATACAGCTATAGAAAATGCGCCAAAAGATCGTAATGGGAAAATGTCTAAGGAGTTCCTAAGAGTGGCACTGGATGTAATAGCTCCTTCAGCTGGTCTCCCTCCAGTCGGTGCTGTTGATGAG ATAGACAAGGTTGTAGGGGAACTGTTTACGATGATGAATGCAGATGATGGGAAGCCGGTTAAAGAAGATGAGTTCAAGAAGATGTTGACTGAAATCCTGGGAAGCATCATGCTGCAATTAGAGGGTAATCCCATCCCAGTTTCTACAAATTCTGTGGTGCATGAGCCTCTTGCCTCCTCCTCTACACTTCTGCAGCCAACTTCCTAA